The stretch of DNA GAAATTACTAGCTTATCTGTTTGAGATAAAGTATAGATTGCAAAGTGtgtattattgttgttattattagtatttattGGTATTGGTATTGGTATTGGTATTGGTATTGGTATTTGTATTATGGGATtttcatgaaaagcaaacattgaCCATTCTGACAAACAAATGTGACCAGAGGGTTTATAGAAATCTGGCAAGATGTTCCAGTGACTGTAAGAGCAGATTATATCAACATTTTGCGTCCCATGAGATAAATCTGACAATGAAATATTGGATTTTAAATGGAGGCAGCTTTTCTGGAGGAGAAAGTTTGTTTTGCCCCTTCCTAGAGCAGCAGATGCTCCATGCTGTGGCAACAGAGGAGAGGTTATGCCGCTGCACACTCACATCCCACCACAGCTACACCCAGCTCTGCcttaaagtatttatattttggcATAACCATCTGTCAGGCAGTGTTTTTGTCAGGACAAGAACATTATCACTTCTTATGTGTAAAATATGCTCCCCAGTGGATCACACTGCCAGTTCATTTCTGTTAGGAGTAGGACTGCTGACGAGGGCACAgggaagagctgtgctgctgaagtGGCAGGGTTTCCCAGCACTCAGGTCGCATATTATGAAGTGGCCACTGGTGTTCAGTGCCACAGGGCACATCAGTGCTAGAGTCTGTGGGATATACCTGAGCTAGTCTGCAACAAGCTCTAACATGGGCAGGATGAGCCAGACAAACTGATCCTTGCCCTGTCACTTACCTTCAGTGTAAGGATGTGCTCAATGCAGCACTGCCTGTGGACACTTGATTTGTTGACACCTTGATTTCAGCTGCATTTGAGCTTTAGAAACAGATCTATGCTGAACTTGAGAGGCAGTGGACATGTGGAACTTACACTTTGCGGAGTCATCAGCATCAAATTGTAGCTGGGATGAAATACCACCAAACACAAACTGCATTGTCCTTACAGCAGTGTAAACAGAGACTCGGTGAAAAATTGATTCATGTTTCTCCAAGCCCATCTGCTGGGAGCAATTGTCTCAATCCACCTCAATCCACCTATCTCCCTCAGCTTGTGTCTTCAGGTTCGGTTGGATGGGAATAGCTGTGGAGCTgtgtctgtgctctgctgagATGTGATCGTACTGCTCCAGTGTGCAGTGGGAGCAAGGCCAGCTGTTTCACCAGCTTGGTTAcctcaaataaattaaaaagtcacAGTGCTGCCAGCAAACACTGAGATCCAATTTAGTACAAACAGCTCTAATTCTGGAGGATGGCAGTGAATAGGAGAATTGCCCTAgacctctattttttttgtgcaacCTTGGAGAGCTAGGAATAGTTTGGCCCCATGTATATTTAAGCACAGATTCTGCCATTGAAAAGGTCTTGAACTGCAGGGTTAGTAAATTATTGCATGAGAGTTGTgaagtacataaataaaagtCTGTTTCATATAAAGTACAGTTGTGCAAATTCAACTCCAGGTTCAAGGGTCAAACCATGGTCTGGTTCTCTTATGCGGTatcagcaaaaaatatatatatacagtatttttttcaaactaaattATGCCTCCATCATCACATATGTAATTTCACAGTCCTTAAGTTTTATAACCTGAAGCTCTCTTTCTTTCAGAGGTACTCAGTGAAGTCTGAGAGGGAAAAGATTTTAGCACAAACAGAGAATTTTTCATATATCCCATCTGAAATGAACTTTATGAGGAGTATGTATGCATTATTCATCTCCTGTACTGGCTGGAATTAATAACACATCCATTGCATCTGATACATTATCACTACAGAGCTGTTTACCTGTACTGCATTCAGGTGAAATAATGTACGGACACAGGCTTACTTGCTTGAGAACATGACACAAACTTTAAGGCTCAAATTATTGCAGGAATTTCTCCTCAAAattcctcagtttccccaggCAACACTGTCCTTTGTGCATAGAATTGATTTGTGTCTTCATTTGCCCTGGTTTCGTTTGAACACGTTTCTCTCACTGCCCAGAcgaggggaagaagaaaagtctATAAATCAATTATGCCCTGACTAGCCCTGTTCTTGTCTCTTCCTTGCTTCATGACGGGAGCTTTTATTCTCTGACATTCTGAGTTCTCCAGTTTTAACAGCTTCAGATTTCCTCACTACCATTGtaccaattttctttttaaataatatctAGTTTAATATCTTCAAAAATGAAGATGAGATATGAAAATCACTATTGATTGCACAAATAAGCAATTTTAatgaagcattaaaaacatgGCTCTTCAGCAACACTAACCTGCATGGATTTACATACATCTCCTAGCTTCTTAGAGCAAAGGACCTGGCACAAAGTAGCTCTGTTATTGTGGAGTGGTATTTATAATGATAGTACCAGGTAAATAACTCAGGGattcaaagacaaaatttatCCCTTAAGGTCATTGTCTGGATTAATACAAGAAAAGTCCCCAAGAGAGTTTAGAAACTATGAGGCAAGGATTATATTAATCTACGAATTCAGTGGTTCTTTATGGGTCtgacaaataaaatgcagataatAGTTTCTATTCAGTTATTGCTCTTAGTGTTATTAATATGTTGGTAATGTATGTATGTCCATTACACATTTTGTACAAAGTATGATTATACCAACTATGGGGCAACAGTCAGTTATGCCCACACCAGCTTCTGCACAGCTGTGTGGTACAGTTGATACACCAAAACATACATATACTAAGCCTATATGTTGTGCAAGCCTAGCCcctctgtttctgctgcttATACTCTCAAACCCAATTTTGCTCAAATTCACTTTGACATGCTTTCTGCTCAATCCTGCTTTGGCTACACTGTGTTGACACACACTGAATAGCACTGTATATATAACACTGAATTGTTATATATACAATAGAACAGCTCTAAGAAGATGTATACGGCTACCTGAGGAGAGGTGGCAGCGTGGTGGCTAAGTCATTCTCCTGAGAAATGAGGCCTGTCAGTTCAAATTCTTGCTCTGAATCAGAGATGACATTTCACCTTGGGTGTTCTACTGACTCCTTGCAAAGCCTTAAACAAGTATTGCTGTTTGCATTCTTTGGGTTTGTATAAAGCTTGTACCTATTCAATGGGAAAAGAACatagtgctttaaaaaaaataattaaggtaCCAATGTGTGAATGGGGAGACCTAGATTCCTATTTCACCTCAGCAGACGAAACAGGGGACCCTCTGCAGACTCCTCAGTCTGTTGGTTAGAGCCTGCTTATAGATTCATTTTCTCTTAGGAGGAAATGGGGACTAACCATGGGTTTCCACATCCTTCTGACAGCTGGGATTTGGGGGAACTCTGAGGGAAGTTGCTACCTGATTGCTTTTGGTGAGAAAAATGCCTAATTTTCCTATATAAAGGGATACTAAAGTGAACCCTTGCATAGGTAGCTCTTGAGTCCACACCATGCAGTGGTGCACCATGTGGAGGTCTGTCACCCTAAAGCAGGCACTGACTCAGGCACCACCTCCACACAGCACAGTGGAAAGCAATGGGATAAATTAATGCAACTTTGGTACAAAATGATGACTGCAGAGAAAGCTCAGGAAGTAGTAACATAAAGATGTCATGAATAGACTGAAAGAtaatttctaattaatcacTTTCATCCAGGATGATATAAAGCGGTCTTAAAATCATTGAGAATTAGCCCAGCAAGTACAACTTCAGCACACACTGTCATGGTTACTTCAAAACGCTTTATATACCACACTCTAACAGGCTTAAAAGAGTTGAAATAACTTTTAACCAGAGGTGGGGGGTGATGGGAAGAggatttactttttaaataaaggatgCTATTTGTGGAAATAATACAGTTTTGATGAAGGGTTCAGAGTCAACTGTAACTGATACCTATGATTGATGTCCATAATAATTGCACACTTCTGTAATCCTTCCTCACCCCTAACTGTTTTGAGCTTACATTTTGGATATTATTAatattcagacaaaaataacttGTGGACAATATCATGAAAGTACATAGTTGAGAATTAATCTATTTTTGCAGAACTGTTTAAGAATGATGgatactttttcttccttaagtAAACACCAGCTAATTCTCTAGACCTCCCTTCTCTGCTCATGAAAAATCCAAGTCCAAATGATTTCATGGATTTTTAAAGGATGATGGCAAGATACAGTATACACAAAGCTGAATTTCTCCACCTGACAAACATCTGATGCCACTACATTGCTAACACTTCAGTACTggagttttgttgtttttttaatttttaagagagAACACAACAAATTTAGgaacactgaaaatttaaaaaaaaaatgaggaggcTGAAATGTAGCTGTGGAAAGAGACTCCAAGTGAAAGTATTacgtttatttttattcttgataAGCAACAGGGCAGCTTGGAATAAACACCAATTGaaattttcttcatctctttaaTGAGTTCAAAGAGGCTAAGCAAAGACACGGAAGAGTTGAACATTGCTGTGTACAACACAGtaaacagattaaaattttATACCTGAGCAAAAAAGGAATTTAACTATTAACTACAGCATGCAGAATAACTGATAAGTTATCACATAAACCTAGCATACTGTTATTAGGTTACACTCATtcagatgttttaatttttacaaaagCTAAAGATGGAAAAAGCTCCAAGATGAGATGAGTGTGTGACATAAAATCACAATAAGGAAAAGCATATGACCATCTAGCGGCCTTTCCAGAGGATCAAAATTATCTGCTGTTTTATTATGCAgggagaaagcagcaaaaattcAAAGACTGCAGAGTTAATAACACGTTAGGCATTTAAGCAGgtcttgaaaattaaaatattggcAGTTTATGAAGTGTTCACAGAAGACCTGAGCCTGCATCTCCTGCCTTCAAATGCCATTTTACAGCTTTGCGTTTATGAGCTCTTCCAAATGTGGAATGAAAGGTAGGGACCTGCAGGGAATGAGCCATCAGGTCACAGGCTTGCAGTTCTGTCACCAGAATAACCACAGCCAATCCTTAAGGAATGACTTTCTACCCCATTTGATCGGCCAAAAcccaccttttcctttcttcacaccaaaactggtattttttcatttttgcttttttttcctctaatccATTTTGAATGCTTTCGCTTGAAGTGCTTCAGTAGGAGTCAAAAACAGTAATACATTTCTCATCCTAATTCCCTTATTTTGCAAAAGGTTCCTGTGGGAGAAAAGGGGTCTGAAAACCTTGATCTTTAACCAGCAGAGCCCATTCTCCCCAGACAGGTTTCATTTTCCCAACAGACTTCTATTCTCCCCAGTCTCCACATGCAATATACAAGTTGCCTGCTCCCATAGTATTTCTGAGCTAGAAATCAGCTGTTTGCCTCCctacagcaaaagcagcaaaatctgcttttgtcATTTAGATTTGTTGTGAAGAGATGGGAGGGATGGGAGTGTCTCTTAGCATGAGACAGCCATAAATGAAGTCTCtcccttttatttcctcagttGTATAGTCACATCCTTGTGGTGACAATCTAATCTTCCCTCAAATCACACCACCTGCCTTGACCTCCCTGCTACTCTTCTTTCACCATTTATGAGTAAAActatgcattaaaaatgcacGTGTCAAAATGGATTTAATTCCTTTGTCCACAACATATGCATTTCTTCTCCAAAGTCAGAAATCTTAAACATTGGTAGGTTGTGTGAAAGAGTCTCCAGGGAACTGACTCCTCTTTGCTTCCAGTTTCTTCCTAGCTTTGAAAGCTGCTGATACTTCAGGGTGGATGGAGTCCAGCCGCTGCTCGCACTGAAAGGCTGTGAGGAAGGCCGTCCTGTAGTTGTTATTCATCCAGCCATAGAGAAGGGGGTTAGCAAATGTTGAGCACATGGCAATGACGTGAAACACTGTGTAGATCAGTTTGTACTCTTTCAGGTCTAGCACCTGACTGTCAATATCACTGACCAGCTGGAAGGTGTGAAAGGGCAGCCAGCTGACAGCGAACACCACAACCACACACACCAGCATCTTGGTGGTTTTCTGCCGCCGCTGGTGGTAGTGGTCATTCCCAGCCCCTGGACTAACATGGTTCTTGAGCTTGGTCCAAATACGGGTGTAGGCGTAGGAGATGACCGCCAGAGGCAGCACATACTGGATCAGAAGCATGGAGATGCTGTAGATGGTGCCGTAGTTAAGCTGTCCCTCCCCTGGCCACTTCTCAGAGCAGACCACAATCTTGAAGTCAGGAATGATCTCAATCAGTGAGTATTCACGGAAGATGGCCAGAGGACTTGCCAACAGGGCACTGACTGCCCAGGCAACTCCTATGATCAAGAAGCTGATCCGCTTAGAGATTTTGCTTTCC from Cygnus olor isolate bCygOlo1 chromosome 4, bCygOlo1.pri.v2, whole genome shotgun sequence encodes:
- the NPY2R gene encoding neuropeptide Y receptor type 2, producing MRGAPPPPPPPNFPPCPSASQERSAAGQLYCLDQAAARMGPLEAIGEENQTDEMKMELFTKLYLPRYTTPLNELALDPKPELKDSTTLVEVQIILIFAYCSIILLGVIGNSLVIHVIIKFKSMRTVTNFFIANLAVADLLVNTLCLPFTLVYTLLGEWKLGPVLCHLVPYAQALAVHVSTVTLTVIALDRHRCIVYHLESKISKRISFLIIGVAWAVSALLASPLAIFREYSLIEIIPDFKIVVCSEKWPGEGQLNYGTIYSISMLLIQYVLPLAVISYAYTRIWTKLKNHVSPGAGNDHYHQRRQKTTKMLVCVVVVFAVSWLPFHTFQLVSDIDSQVLDLKEYKLIYTVFHVIAMCSTFANPLLYGWMNNNYRTAFLTAFQCEQRLDSIHPEVSAAFKARKKLEAKRSQFPGDSFTQPTNV